Proteins encoded by one window of Superficieibacter sp. HKU1:
- a CDS encoding GntR family transcriptional regulator, translated as MRDNSLKYKIIFNDLRNKIITGYYGINQQLPLEKELGDLYCASRITVKKAMDLLVNDGLIIKRRGVGSFVKGAASLAASAPAATKPFGFTAAHQDDAVSSKLIEFCVAHPRSETIKNLYIKETDFVYHFSRVRYINKQPWCIEYTEIPIKIIPGIRIDNLMDSIYQHIEVETHFRIQSQHQVIRACRANPLEVENLEIDIVDPIMEIEQVAYLDNGLPFEYSIIHYRHDRYELQNVNINS; from the coding sequence ATGCGCGACAATTCACTGAAATATAAAATAATCTTTAATGATTTAAGAAATAAAATCATCACTGGTTATTATGGAATTAATCAGCAATTGCCGCTTGAAAAAGAGCTGGGGGACTTATACTGCGCCAGCCGCATCACCGTAAAAAAAGCCATGGATTTGCTGGTTAACGATGGCTTAATCATAAAACGCCGGGGCGTGGGTTCGTTTGTTAAAGGTGCCGCCTCGCTGGCCGCCAGCGCGCCTGCGGCCACAAAACCGTTTGGCTTCACCGCCGCGCATCAGGACGACGCCGTATCGTCAAAGCTCATCGAATTTTGCGTGGCGCATCCACGGTCTGAAACCATAAAAAATCTTTATATTAAAGAAACGGATTTTGTTTATCACTTCAGTCGCGTTCGCTATATCAATAAACAGCCGTGGTGTATTGAATATACTGAAATTCCCATTAAGATCATTCCCGGCATTCGTATTGATAATCTGATGGACTCCATTTATCAGCATATTGAAGTCGAAACCCATTTCCGTATTCAGAGCCAGCATCAGGTTATTCGCGCCTGTCGGGCAAATCCACTCGAAGTGGAAAACCTGGAGATTGATATCGTCGATCCCATAATGGAAATTGAGCAGGTGGCTTATCTTGATAATGGCCTGCCATTTGAATACAGCATCATCCATTACCGTCATGACCGATATGAACTACAAAACGTGAATATTAACAGTTAA
- a CDS encoding ornithine decarboxylase: protein MNTMKIAASAALVSTLSTSRDVVTLDSTDFTDVAAVVITPADSRSGILTLLKRTGFQLPVFLFSEEGQLPDGVVAAITGSAQEWLEVEAAALRYEENLLPPFFDTLSQYVAMNNSTFACPGHQHGAFFKKHPAGRQFFDFFGENVFRADMCNADVKLGDLLIHEGSAKHAQKFAAKVFHADKTYFVLNGTSAANKVVTNALLTRGDLVLFDRNNHKSNHHGALIQAGATPVYLEAARNPFGFIGGIDEHCFNDGYLRELIREVAPEKADQPRPFRLAVIQLGTYDGTIYNARQVVDKIGHLCDYILFDSAWVGYEQFIPMMAETSPLLLELNENDPGIFVTQSVHKQQAGFSQTSQIHKKDNHLRGQARFCPHKRLNNAFMLHASTSPFYPLFAALDVNAKIHEGESGRRLWAECVELGIDARKAIIARCKMIKPFIPPEVNGQPWQDHPTAMIASERRFFSFEPGAAWHGFAGYAREQYFVDPCKLLLTTPGINAENGEYTGFGVPATILAHYLRENGIVPEKCDLNSILFLLTPAESAEKMAQLVAMLAQFEHHIEDNTPLADVLPTIYNKYPVRYRDYTLRELCQEMHDLYVSFNVKDLQKAMFRKESLPTVAMGAQEANSEFIRGNVELVRLSEAEGRIAAEGALPYPPGVLCVVPGEVWGGAVQRYFLALEEGVNLLPGFSPELQGVYSETDADGIKRLYGYVLK from the coding sequence ATGAATACAATGAAAATTGCCGCCAGCGCCGCGCTGGTCTCCACGCTTTCCACCTCACGTGATGTCGTGACGCTGGACAGTACCGATTTCACCGATGTGGCGGCAGTCGTCATTACTCCGGCAGACAGCCGCAGCGGCATTCTGACGCTGTTGAAGCGCACAGGTTTTCAACTGCCGGTATTTTTATTCTCTGAGGAAGGCCAGCTTCCCGACGGCGTCGTGGCGGCGATTACCGGCAGCGCGCAGGAATGGCTGGAGGTGGAGGCGGCGGCATTACGCTATGAAGAAAATCTGCTGCCGCCGTTCTTTGATACGCTCAGCCAGTACGTCGCGATGAATAACAGCACCTTTGCCTGTCCGGGTCATCAGCACGGGGCATTTTTCAAAAAACATCCCGCCGGGCGGCAGTTCTTTGACTTTTTTGGCGAGAACGTGTTTCGTGCCGATATGTGCAATGCGGACGTTAAACTGGGCGATCTGTTGATCCACGAAGGATCGGCTAAGCACGCGCAGAAATTTGCCGCCAAAGTGTTCCATGCGGATAAAACCTACTTTGTGCTCAACGGCACCTCCGCCGCCAATAAAGTGGTGACCAACGCGCTGTTGACCCGCGGCGATCTGGTGCTTTTCGATCGCAATAACCATAAGTCGAATCATCACGGGGCGCTGATCCAGGCCGGGGCGACGCCGGTGTATCTGGAAGCCGCACGTAATCCGTTCGGTTTTATCGGCGGCATTGACGAGCACTGTTTCAATGATGGCTACCTGCGTGAGCTGATCCGTGAAGTCGCGCCGGAAAAAGCTGATCAGCCGCGCCCGTTCCGCCTGGCGGTGATCCAGCTTGGCACCTACGACGGTACCATCTACAACGCGCGGCAGGTGGTCGATAAAATCGGCCATCTGTGTGATTACATTCTCTTTGACTCGGCGTGGGTCGGCTACGAGCAGTTTATCCCGATGATGGCTGAAACCTCGCCGCTGCTGCTGGAGCTGAATGAAAACGATCCGGGCATTTTTGTAACCCAGTCGGTGCACAAACAGCAGGCCGGTTTTTCCCAGACCTCGCAGATCCACAAAAAAGATAACCATCTGCGCGGCCAGGCGCGTTTTTGCCCGCATAAGCGCCTGAACAATGCGTTCATGCTGCACGCCTCGACCAGCCCGTTTTACCCGCTGTTCGCGGCGCTGGATGTGAATGCCAAAATCCACGAAGGGGAGAGCGGCCGCCGTCTGTGGGCGGAGTGCGTGGAGCTTGGCATTGACGCCAGGAAAGCGATTATTGCCCGGTGTAAAATGATCAAGCCCTTTATTCCGCCGGAAGTGAACGGACAGCCGTGGCAGGATCATCCCACGGCGATGATTGCCAGTGAGCGTCGCTTCTTCAGCTTTGAGCCGGGAGCCGCGTGGCACGGTTTTGCGGGCTATGCCCGTGAGCAGTATTTTGTCGATCCCTGCAAACTGTTGCTCACCACGCCAGGTATTAATGCCGAAAATGGCGAATATACCGGGTTTGGCGTACCGGCGACCATTCTGGCGCACTATCTGCGTGAGAACGGGATCGTGCCGGAAAAATGCGATCTTAACTCGATCCTGTTCCTGCTGACGCCTGCCGAAAGCGCGGAGAAAATGGCGCAGCTGGTAGCGATGCTGGCGCAGTTTGAGCATCACATTGAAGACAACACGCCGCTGGCTGACGTTCTGCCAACGATCTACAACAAGTATCCGGTGCGCTACCGCGACTATACGCTACGCGAGCTGTGCCAGGAGATGCACGATCTGTACGTCAGTTTTAACGTTAAAGATCTGCAAAAAGCGATGTTCCGCAAAGAGAGCCTGCCAACTGTGGCAATGGGCGCGCAGGAGGCTAACAGCGAGTTTATTCGCGGTAACGTTGAGCTGGTACGCCTGAGCGAGGCCGAAGGGCGCATTGCGGCGGAAGGCGCGCTACCTTACCCGCCGGGCGTGCTCTGCGTGGTGCCGGGTGAAGTCTGGGGTGGGGCGGTACAACGCTATTTTCTGGCGCTGGAAGAGGGCGTCAATTTGCTGCCGGGCTTCTCGCCGGAATTGCAGGGGGTTTACAGCGAAACCGACGCTGACGGCATTAAACGGCTGTATGGCTACGTGTTGAAATAG
- a CDS encoding DUF554 domain-containing protein, with the protein MLIGPFINASAVLVGGALGALLSHRLPERVRVSMPPAFGLCSLGIGILLTIKCVNLPVMVLATLVGTLIGEICYVEKGISSAINGLRKIAQKKKPELQASGAHETFVNSLVALIILFCASGTGIFGAMHEGMTGDASILIAKSFLDFFTALIFATSLGIAVSAISVPMLAIQLLLASCATLILPLTTPAMMGDFSAVGGVLLLATGLRICGIKMFAVANMLPALVIAMPLSALWTTLFT; encoded by the coding sequence GTGCTAATCGGACCATTTATTAATGCCAGCGCCGTACTGGTCGGCGGCGCGCTGGGCGCGCTTCTCAGCCATCGCCTGCCGGAACGCGTCCGCGTTTCCATGCCTCCAGCTTTCGGGCTGTGCTCGCTGGGTATTGGGATTTTACTGACGATAAAATGCGTTAACCTGCCAGTTATGGTGCTGGCGACGCTGGTCGGCACGCTAATTGGCGAGATCTGCTACGTGGAGAAAGGGATCAGCAGTGCGATTAACGGCCTGCGGAAAATAGCGCAGAAGAAAAAGCCCGAGCTACAGGCCAGCGGTGCCCATGAGACGTTTGTAAACAGCCTCGTGGCGCTCATCATTCTGTTTTGCGCCAGCGGTACCGGCATCTTCGGCGCGATGCATGAAGGAATGACGGGCGATGCCAGTATCCTGATCGCTAAATCCTTCCTCGATTTCTTTACCGCATTGATTTTTGCTACTTCGCTGGGCATCGCCGTATCGGCTATCTCCGTTCCCATGCTGGCCATCCAGCTTTTGCTTGCCAGCTGCGCCACGCTCATTTTGCCGCTCACTACGCCCGCGATGATGGGCGACTTTTCTGCCGTGGGCGGCGTGCTGCTGCTGGCTACCGGCCTGCGCATCTGCGGTATTAAGATGTTTGCTGTTGCTAATATGCTCCCGGCGCTGGTTATCGCTATGCCGCTCTCTGCGCTTTGGACAACATTATTCACCTGA
- a CDS encoding site-specific integrase: MNENSADWLWQELMDEYFFCKSLREDTEWSYKKVVRGFRKHIGEACPPYGITSRDVLEWRRHVLKKQCLSAHTWNNKVSHMRALYNFAITSQLTNLSKNPFNGVSVKQDKKRKKTLTKNQMTKIWLTMQQFASEPRTESKCALRPVWYWLTVLDTLRYTGMRQNQLLHIRLKDVSLDDGWIELRAEGSKTYREWRVPVVSHLRPRLEALLQRARDCGAGNNDALFHYERFVSSPAERASLSEKPSLQPLRSFFRRLSKECGFDVSPHRFRHTLATTLMSSPERNLQLVKGLLGHRNVSTTMEYVDISMDIVSQALEKEMALYTDKAEEMFYNG, from the coding sequence ATGAACGAAAATAGTGCTGACTGGCTCTGGCAGGAACTTATGGATGAGTACTTTTTCTGTAAATCGCTGCGCGAAGATACCGAGTGGAGTTATAAGAAGGTTGTTCGTGGTTTCAGGAAGCATATCGGGGAAGCCTGTCCGCCTTACGGCATAACCAGTCGCGATGTGCTTGAGTGGCGAAGGCATGTGCTCAAGAAGCAGTGCCTTTCTGCACATACCTGGAACAATAAGGTCAGCCATATGCGTGCCCTGTATAATTTTGCCATCACTTCTCAACTGACGAACTTAAGTAAAAATCCCTTCAATGGCGTATCGGTCAAACAGGACAAGAAGCGTAAAAAAACGCTAACAAAAAACCAGATGACAAAAATCTGGCTAACTATGCAGCAATTTGCTTCTGAGCCCAGAACCGAATCTAAATGCGCTCTGAGGCCAGTATGGTACTGGCTGACTGTCCTGGACACCTTGCGTTACACTGGTATGCGGCAAAATCAACTGCTCCATATACGTCTAAAAGATGTGTCTCTTGACGATGGGTGGATTGAATTAAGAGCGGAAGGCAGTAAAACGTACCGGGAATGGCGGGTTCCCGTTGTCAGTCATTTACGACCGAGACTGGAAGCATTGCTTCAGCGTGCAAGGGACTGCGGTGCCGGCAATAATGATGCGCTTTTTCACTATGAGCGGTTTGTCTCTTCGCCTGCAGAAAGGGCGTCTCTTTCGGAAAAACCATCGCTGCAACCGTTACGCTCTTTTTTTCGTAGACTGTCAAAAGAGTGCGGATTTGATGTTTCTCCCCACCGGTTCAGGCACACCCTTGCCACGACACTGATGAGCTCGCCTGAACGAAACCTGCAGCTGGTTAAGGGATTGCTGGGGCACCGCAACGTGAGTACAACAATGGAATATGTTGATATCAGTATGGATATTGTGAGCCAGGCGCTGGAAAAGGAAATGGCACTTTACACCGATAAGGCTGAAGAGATGTTTTACAATGGTTGA
- a CDS encoding TraI domain-containing protein, which yields MRDRIRTLRFLFSKGEPEPARHVSAFTPAGYHAPRTVDTLCCSPLRKTCLQQIWENSSLPADVYHRFYITPLHGLLARVQNVPATQQGRWSQSDGFGDLTLQFTTCAVRLAKGYMFPPGAAPEEQAEQNVMWNTVIFWSALFWHLPLLASLEGELLDGKSWLPGITVPDSPYRFRFREADNSSAFAALAAGQLMPAEATGWLAENPEALGNLAGALWNQHPAMPLIRSLMKQAAEKTESPLMERKPAEILGSYAGEIPVNTALSNEGGATVLPTDMLSEQTALSGATDPSSPEIFTLATGIDNPTQLSDSPVKSREENEAESVLSEIEKSTGSDSLPSEDDADALLSLFDMSGDAKASENEGEVQAGVSVVIAEEQQSSEPLEKIEDPANEKEPSAKGNSDYSQVAIVNKCDERSDSVPVAVSGTDVAEGEQFFDWLREGLNRGDISFNGKADKIHVIAGYVFLPVPGIFFDYLKATGSTIQRESIQASFERLNLHKRRDNRRFYFAQLYDTPDKSGRFKRVKGYLVKSRRVYRKTIPQDSQFILFP from the coding sequence ATGCGCGACAGAATCAGGACTCTGAGGTTTCTGTTTTCAAAAGGTGAACCGGAACCAGCACGTCATGTATCCGCTTTCACACCTGCCGGCTACCACGCTCCGCGTACGGTCGATACGCTGTGCTGTAGCCCGTTGAGAAAAACCTGCCTGCAACAAATATGGGAAAACAGCTCACTTCCGGCGGATGTTTATCACCGGTTTTATATAACGCCACTGCATGGCTTACTGGCCAGGGTACAGAATGTGCCGGCAACACAGCAGGGAAGGTGGTCGCAGTCAGACGGCTTCGGGGACCTTACGCTGCAGTTCACAACCTGTGCGGTCAGACTGGCCAAAGGATACATGTTTCCACCCGGAGCTGCGCCAGAAGAGCAGGCAGAGCAAAACGTGATGTGGAATACGGTCATTTTCTGGTCTGCACTGTTCTGGCATTTGCCGCTCCTGGCGTCTCTGGAGGGGGAGCTGCTTGATGGTAAAAGCTGGCTTCCGGGAATAACCGTTCCGGACTCGCCTTATCGATTTCGCTTCCGGGAAGCTGACAACTCCTCAGCTTTTGCAGCGCTGGCAGCCGGACAACTTATGCCAGCGGAAGCGACAGGCTGGCTGGCAGAAAATCCCGAAGCTCTGGGCAATCTTGCCGGGGCCTTATGGAACCAGCATCCGGCAATGCCGTTGATCCGAAGCCTGATGAAACAAGCAGCTGAGAAAACAGAGTCTCCTCTGATGGAGAGGAAACCTGCGGAAATTTTAGGTTCTTATGCAGGTGAAATTCCAGTAAATACAGCCCTTTCAAATGAGGGGGGCGCTACGGTTTTACCTACAGATATGTTATCTGAACAAACAGCTCTGAGCGGGGCAACTGATCCATCTTCCCCTGAGATCTTTACACTTGCCACAGGTATTGATAACCCCACTCAGCTTAGTGATTCACCAGTTAAAAGCCGTGAAGAAAACGAAGCAGAAAGTGTTTTAAGCGAAATCGAAAAAAGTACTGGCTCTGACTCTCTGCCCTCTGAAGATGATGCTGATGCTCTCCTTTCTCTTTTCGACATGTCAGGAGATGCTAAAGCTTCAGAAAATGAAGGTGAGGTACAGGCAGGCGTGTCCGTTGTGATTGCAGAGGAACAGCAATCGTCAGAACCCCTTGAAAAGATAGAAGACCCCGCAAATGAAAAGGAACCGTCTGCAAAAGGAAACTCGGACTATTCTCAGGTTGCAATTGTTAACAAATGTGATGAAAGATCAGATTCCGTACCCGTAGCAGTCTCCGGTACTGACGTAGCGGAAGGAGAACAGTTTTTTGACTGGCTCCGGGAGGGACTCAATCGGGGAGATATTAGTTTTAATGGTAAAGCAGACAAAATCCATGTTATTGCCGGCTATGTCTTTTTACCCGTCCCCGGTATCTTTTTCGACTACCTTAAGGCCACTGGTTCGACTATTCAACGGGAAAGCATTCAGGCTTCTTTTGAGCGACTTAACCTGCATAAGCGTCGTGATAACAGGAGATTTTATTTTGCTCAGCTTTACGATACACCCGACAAGTCCGGGAGGTTCAAACGGGTAAAAGGCTACCTGGTGAAAAGCAGGCGGGTATACAGAAAGACCATCCCTCAGGACAGTCAGTTCATTTTGTTCCCCTGA
- a CDS encoding UvrD-helicase domain-containing protein: MTWKTTAEQNAIIEWKGNHLVVNAFAGTGKTSTLVNYAEANPESKMLYLAYNRAVRDEAERKFPYNVECKTSHQLAWARFGRHFRDRLTASLRITDVARKLNTRHWPLARLALSGLNMFLCSADTEPGLIHLPSEDDRHGLDAGKILGAIQILWYEMSRTDSTFPVTHDTYLKLFQLSHPDLSTRWDTILFDEAQDANPVTSAFVLNQPCRVILVGDRYQQIYRFRGADNALNAPQLAQADKLWLTASFRFGPEVARMANILLDRAGEDKQVTGNGGEDSVVTRIPEGTEHIAVLSRTVSGVIGSALTASLMEKKVFWVGGIEGYKTEELEDLYWFSADMPEKMQSPRFSRDYRDFDEYCSIAKATQDVEMNQAIRLLDDFFPLPQKLAIMRRQVVTHEKEAQVTVSTAHRSKGLEWPVVMLSEDFTDITDPLLSQDERQDETNLLYVAVTRARRTLVLNELMRWLSDEGGKNRETTYETVPSGNGESADSHEETGKTSENE; this comes from the coding sequence GTGACCTGGAAAACAACAGCCGAACAAAACGCCATCATCGAATGGAAGGGTAATCATCTTGTGGTAAATGCGTTTGCAGGCACAGGCAAAACCTCCACGTTAGTGAACTACGCTGAAGCCAACCCGGAAAGTAAGATGCTTTACCTTGCCTATAATCGCGCTGTGCGGGATGAGGCTGAACGCAAATTCCCCTATAACGTAGAGTGTAAAACGTCGCATCAGCTGGCATGGGCCCGTTTCGGCAGGCATTTCCGTGACCGGCTGACAGCCAGTCTGCGCATTACGGATGTGGCCCGCAAGCTCAATACCCGCCACTGGCCGCTGGCGCGGCTGGCGCTAAGCGGGCTGAACATGTTCCTCTGCAGTGCAGATACTGAGCCGGGGCTGATACATCTGCCGTCTGAGGATGATCGCCACGGTCTCGATGCCGGTAAAATTCTGGGGGCAATCCAAATCCTCTGGTATGAAATGAGCCGTACTGATTCAACCTTTCCCGTCACGCACGACACCTACCTTAAACTTTTCCAGCTTTCACATCCTGATTTATCAACACGCTGGGATACCATCCTTTTCGATGAGGCGCAGGACGCTAACCCGGTGACCAGTGCGTTTGTACTGAATCAGCCCTGCCGGGTCATCCTGGTCGGCGACCGCTACCAGCAGATTTACCGCTTTCGCGGGGCGGATAACGCGCTCAATGCCCCTCAGCTGGCGCAGGCAGACAAATTGTGGCTGACGGCGAGTTTTCGTTTTGGCCCTGAGGTCGCGCGTATGGCCAACATCCTGCTGGACCGTGCCGGTGAAGATAAACAGGTAACAGGCAACGGGGGGGAAGACAGTGTGGTGACCCGAATTCCGGAGGGAACTGAGCACATTGCTGTACTGAGCCGGACGGTATCCGGTGTGATTGGGAGTGCTTTAACGGCAAGTCTCATGGAGAAAAAGGTCTTCTGGGTCGGCGGGATTGAAGGCTACAAGACCGAAGAGCTTGAGGATCTGTACTGGTTCTCCGCCGATATGCCTGAAAAGATGCAGTCCCCGCGCTTCAGCCGGGACTACCGGGATTTTGACGAGTACTGCTCGATAGCCAAAGCCACGCAGGACGTGGAGATGAACCAGGCTATTCGCCTGCTCGATGACTTTTTCCCGCTCCCTCAAAAGCTGGCCATTATGCGCCGTCAGGTCGTCACTCATGAAAAAGAGGCTCAGGTCACGGTTTCAACCGCACACCGCAGCAAGGGGCTCGAATGGCCGGTGGTGATGCTGAGTGAGGATTTTACCGACATTACCGACCCGCTTCTTTCGCAGGATGAGCGGCAGGATGAGACCAACCTGCTGTACGTGGCTGTCACCCGGGCCAGAAGAACGCTCGTGCTTAACGAGTTGATGCGCTGGCTGAGCGATGAAGGCGGGAAAAACCGCGAGACGACGTACGAAACCGTACCGTCCGGAAATGGAGAGAGTGCCGACAGCCACGAAGAAACGGGAAAAACTTCTGAGAATGAGTAA
- a CDS encoding N-6 DNA methylase translates to MPGMINHEKAFVKLFSQTARYHHRFKVFEDFISCSVIALENRLHFSEAQEQKYLRIVGGYEKEDVTRMAQLLAHVVNGLGEAPGDFLGRVFMQLELGDKYRGQFFTPWDVARMMAAMQLGDTEALFRDKPFITLSEPACGAGCMVLAFADVLQKAGWPPHRYLWVSATDIDPLAAGMAYIQLSLCGIAGEVVVGNTLANERRRILYTPGHYLGGWPVRLDPRYLQAA, encoded by the coding sequence ATGCCTGGCATGATTAACCACGAAAAAGCCTTTGTTAAGTTGTTCAGTCAGACGGCCCGGTATCATCACCGGTTTAAAGTGTTTGAAGACTTCATCAGCTGCAGCGTCATCGCGCTGGAAAACCGGCTTCACTTCAGTGAAGCGCAGGAGCAAAAGTATCTGCGTATAGTCGGTGGATACGAAAAGGAGGACGTCACGCGCATGGCGCAGCTGCTGGCCCACGTTGTTAACGGGCTGGGTGAAGCGCCCGGGGACTTCCTTGGCCGCGTCTTTATGCAGCTGGAGCTGGGTGACAAATACAGGGGGCAGTTTTTCACGCCCTGGGACGTGGCCAGAATGATGGCGGCCATGCAGCTGGGCGACACTGAAGCGTTGTTCCGTGACAAACCCTTCATCACCCTGAGTGAACCTGCGTGCGGTGCCGGCTGCATGGTGCTGGCATTTGCTGATGTTCTGCAAAAGGCGGGGTGGCCACCGCACCGGTATCTGTGGGTATCCGCGACAGATATCGATCCGCTTGCGGCCGGAATGGCTTACATACAGCTGTCCCTGTGCGGGATTGCCGGCGAAGTGGTGGTAGGTAATACCCTGGCGAATGAACGACGCCGGATACTCTATACCCCCGGGCACTATCTCGGCGGCTGGCCTGTTCGTCTGGATCCACGGTACTTGCAGGCGGCATAA